A single genomic interval of Microbacterium oleivorans harbors:
- a CDS encoding RES domain-containing protein — translation MEPSDFYGIYGMDETVCLDHITDRVLRDLLSLRLSEFRCSFCGRSEPDGGIPFAILMDELGDRVWEAANWLYEGTEDVQFSEDGEPWSYETLYETNDVIYDTVEDALDPRFSMEIVERIKEATKSTDYWVGSERADPSAIGWASFARTVRFESRFVFIGSSERPGYEDEPPARIARFLEALLTYVESDLLIELPAGSTLYRGRMADDVSTIREKVQMEPSGELGPAPANLAETGRLSARGIGLFYAADDLDTAVAEIALHSNYDQAIVGGFTTTRPLKVLDFTRPLLDLPSVFATDSESRRRWTFARFKNHFTDMISAPVLLDGRQLVDYTPSQVVSEWLRFVPKTRIDGIAWPSHVTKGEGKNLMLFFGPGTDFQTDPPTESEQKRYPSKHPALTLSRADITEHRVERSVAVFALEVDQDW, via the coding sequence GTGGAACCCTCAGATTTCTATGGCATCTACGGCATGGACGAGACGGTGTGCCTCGACCACATCACCGACCGTGTTCTGCGCGATCTACTCTCGCTTCGGCTGTCGGAGTTTAGGTGCAGTTTCTGCGGTCGATCCGAGCCGGACGGCGGTATACCGTTCGCAATACTCATGGACGAGCTGGGAGACCGCGTTTGGGAGGCCGCCAACTGGCTATACGAGGGAACTGAAGACGTTCAATTCTCAGAGGACGGTGAGCCCTGGTCCTACGAAACCTTGTACGAGACAAACGATGTCATTTATGACACGGTAGAGGACGCCCTCGACCCACGATTCTCGATGGAGATTGTGGAGCGAATCAAGGAAGCCACGAAAAGCACCGACTATTGGGTTGGCAGCGAGCGTGCCGATCCCTCGGCGATCGGTTGGGCCTCGTTCGCTCGCACCGTGCGATTCGAATCCCGCTTCGTCTTCATCGGCTCATCAGAGCGCCCAGGATACGAGGACGAGCCGCCCGCGCGCATAGCTCGGTTCCTCGAAGCGCTCCTCACGTACGTCGAGTCCGACCTGTTGATCGAGCTGCCTGCCGGGTCGACCCTCTACCGCGGACGGATGGCTGATGACGTGTCGACAATCCGCGAGAAGGTTCAGATGGAGCCGAGCGGAGAACTCGGACCCGCGCCTGCCAACCTGGCGGAGACTGGGAGGCTATCAGCGCGCGGAATCGGTCTCTTCTACGCAGCTGACGATCTGGACACCGCCGTCGCCGAGATTGCCCTCCACTCGAACTATGACCAAGCGATCGTAGGTGGGTTCACGACGACCCGTCCGCTCAAGGTGCTCGACTTCACGCGCCCGCTGCTGGACCTTCCCAGCGTCTTCGCGACTGACTCCGAGAGCCGCAGGCGATGGACGTTCGCTCGCTTCAAGAATCACTTCACCGACATGATCTCCGCGCCGGTACTTCTGGACGGTCGTCAGCTCGTGGACTACACCCCTTCCCAGGTCGTTTCGGAATGGCTCAGATTTGTCCCGAAAACGCGTATCGACGGTATCGCATGGCCCTCCCACGTCACCAAGGGAGAGGGTAAGAACCTCATGCTCTTCTTCGGGCCAGGCACAGACTTTCAGACAGATCCTCCGACCGAATCGGAGCAAAAGCGGTATCCGTCAAAACACCCCGCGCTGACGTTGTCGCGTGCCGACATCACTGAGCACCGCGTTGAGCGTTCGGTCGCAGTGTTCGCGCTGGAGGTTGACCAAGATTGGTGA
- a CDS encoding abortive infection family protein: MPQNRITVAMRTDIFDWLALSSHHWAGDQEEPDFLSRLFDLRSLPSTDGRPQYPTAAEDIWQHRVNNRTDWDDNWVFGDSRFNLWHVDDGLFLQFLVQTVNPAVRRDPAAAAAMVQAYNDVLRRAGIELAEDRRVGEGAYYRPQNTSGVNSPSAMVVAPPDVKNTDVLAAQLTRLRRDIDTDPAAAIAHCKELIESQCKLVLSELGKPYDDRAELPALYRAASEALGIHAQSVSGDARASEAIRTVLRSLASVVQNVSAARNAMGTGHGRGTASPAERRHARLVFNATVAITEFVADTWSAH; the protein is encoded by the coding sequence ATGCCGCAGAACAGAATCACTGTCGCGATGCGCACCGACATCTTCGACTGGTTGGCGCTGAGCTCTCACCATTGGGCCGGCGACCAGGAGGAGCCGGACTTTCTCAGCCGGTTGTTTGATCTGCGGTCATTGCCGAGCACCGACGGCCGCCCACAGTATCCGACTGCTGCCGAGGACATCTGGCAGCACCGCGTGAACAACCGCACCGACTGGGACGACAACTGGGTGTTCGGCGACTCGCGTTTCAACCTGTGGCACGTCGATGACGGCTTGTTCCTTCAGTTCCTCGTGCAGACCGTCAACCCTGCTGTGCGCCGCGACCCCGCTGCCGCGGCGGCTATGGTCCAGGCGTACAACGACGTGCTCCGACGTGCAGGGATCGAGCTAGCAGAGGACCGCCGAGTTGGTGAAGGCGCGTACTACCGCCCACAGAATACTTCGGGAGTCAACTCTCCATCGGCCATGGTGGTTGCACCGCCGGATGTAAAGAACACGGACGTTCTCGCTGCGCAGTTGACGCGCCTGCGCCGGGACATCGACACTGACCCGGCTGCGGCCATCGCGCATTGCAAGGAACTCATCGAAAGCCAGTGCAAATTGGTTCTCAGCGAGCTCGGGAAGCCATACGACGACCGTGCCGAACTACCCGCGCTATACCGCGCCGCTTCCGAGGCCCTCGGGATCCATGCCCAGAGTGTGTCGGGTGACGCCCGGGCATCGGAAGCGATACGGACCGTGTTGCGGAGCCTGGCGTCGGTTGTTCAGAACGTTTCGGCTGCCAGGAACGCGATGGGCACCGGACACGGGCGCGGCACTGCCAGCCCAGCCGAGCGCCGCCATGCACGTCTAGTGTTCAACGCGACCGTCGCCATCACTGAGTTCGTCGCCGACACGTGGAGCGCCCACTGA